Proteins encoded within one genomic window of Hemiscyllium ocellatum isolate sHemOce1 chromosome 1, sHemOce1.pat.X.cur, whole genome shotgun sequence:
- the creb3l3l gene encoding cAMP responsive element binding protein 3-like 3 like isoform X2 produces MSLIDDLDNELLQLLFRQQSGSPPDEEFGDGTNFMMDWGLGEHDILNDHDTEDFFNSIIGSFEDEANTISWSPLDSDSGISEDNNNNCTHEDSPSSSDVPLTDSPSFSEVVHSDHNYSLHQDSQTEVNCLLSVRTENPSTETDISIDLEWEPDFVIENPQVIPVEERPGLVTLTIEDLQQNHKTNQHCFENLVLTDEEKRLLAKDGLELPTHLPLTKSEERALKRIRRKIRNKQSAQESRKKKKNYIDGLESRVVACTVQNQELQRKVQHLESQNMSLIEQLRKLQALVKQTTTKSANISTCIMVFLLSFTLIIFPSINPFGTKLGSQDESYSVLSRTLLDSESSHIRVVPKVYNPDANPDITEKNPDLDREIPQTLLSGSQNSTPEASDLAIKSTLNINSSSDLDRIVKPAVQDDTSLGRAASGNDKGGGYGISPSAVNTPNWTEHTATVIIKAHPRSDEM; encoded by the exons ATGTCTCTTATTGATGACCTTGATAATGAGTTGCTGCAGTTGCTGTTTCGGCAGCAGTCTGGATCACCTCCAGATGAGGAGTTTGGTGATGGGACCaatttcatgatggactggggaCTGGGTGAGCATGAT ATACTAAATGACCATGACACTGAAGATTTCTTCAACTCCATCATCGGTTCTTTTGAGGATGAGGCCAATACAATATCCTGGTCTCCATTAGATAGTGACAGTGGAATATCAGAAGACAACAATAACAATTGCACTCACGAAGATAGTCCGTCAAGCAGTGATGTTCCACTGACTGATAGCCCGTCATTTTCTGAAGTTGTACATTCTGACCATAACTATTCACTCCATCAGGACTCTCAGACTGAAGTCAATTGTTTGCTTAGCGTAAGGACTGAGAATCCTTCAACGGAAACTGACATCTCAATTGATTTAG AATGGGAACCTGATTTTGTGATCGAAAACCCGCAAGTTATTCCTGTGGAAGAAAGACCTGGTCTGGTAACTCTCACCATTGAAGATCTGCAACAAAACCACAAAACAAATCAA CATTGCTTTGAAAATCTGGTTTTGACAGATGAAGAAAAAAGACTTTTAGCCAAGGATGGTTTGGAGTTACCaacacaccttcccctcacaaag TCTGAAGAACGAGCACTGAAAAGAATCCGCAGAAAGATCAGAAACAAACAATCTGCTCAGGAGAGTcgcaaaaagaaaaagaattacATCGATGGCTTGGAGAGTCG AGTTGTAGCATGCACCGTTCAAAATCAGGAGCTGCAGAGGAAAGTGCAGCATCTTGAAAGCCAAAATAT GTCACTAATAGAACAGCTAAGGAAGCTGCAAGCATTGGTTAAGCAAACCACAACCAAAAGTGCTAACATCAGCACATGCATAATG GTGTTCCTGTTGTCTTTTACACTTATCATTTTTCCAAGTATCAACCCTTTTGGTACAAAGCTGGGGTCCCAGGATGAGTCGTATAGTG TTCTTTCCAGGACTTTACTTGatagtgaatcatctcacatacGCGTGGTACCAAAAGTCTACAATCCAGATGCTAACCCCGACATAACAGAAAAGAATCCAGACTTAGACAGGGAAATTCCTCAAACATTATTGTCAGGAAGTCAGAATAGCACACCTGAAGCTTCTGACTTGGCCATCAAATCAACACTGAACATCAATTCCTCTTCAGACCTGGATAGAATAGTGAAGCCTGCTGTCCAAGATGACACAAGCCTGGGCAGGGCAGCATCAGGAAATGATAAAGGTGGTGGCTATGGCATCTCTCCTTCAGCGGTGAACACGCCAAACTGGACAGAGCACACTGCAACAGTAATCATAAAAGCACATCCACGGTCAGATGAAATGTAG
- the creb3l3l gene encoding cAMP responsive element binding protein 3-like 3 like isoform X1, producing MSLIDDLDNELLQLLFRQQSGSPPDEEFGDGTNFMMDWGLGEHDILNDHDTEDFFNSIIGSFEDEANTISWSPLDSDSGISEDNNNNCTHEDSPSSSDVPLTDSPSFSEVVHSDHNYSLHQDSQTEVNCLLSVRTENPSTETDISIDLEEWEPDFVIENPQVIPVEERPGLVTLTIEDLQQNHKTNQHCFENLVLTDEEKRLLAKDGLELPTHLPLTKSEERALKRIRRKIRNKQSAQESRKKKKNYIDGLESRVVACTVQNQELQRKVQHLESQNMSLIEQLRKLQALVKQTTTKSANISTCIMVFLLSFTLIIFPSINPFGTKLGSQDESYSVLSRTLLDSESSHIRVVPKVYNPDANPDITEKNPDLDREIPQTLLSGSQNSTPEASDLAIKSTLNINSSSDLDRIVKPAVQDDTSLGRAASGNDKGGGYGISPSAVNTPNWTEHTATVIIKAHPRSDEM from the exons ATGTCTCTTATTGATGACCTTGATAATGAGTTGCTGCAGTTGCTGTTTCGGCAGCAGTCTGGATCACCTCCAGATGAGGAGTTTGGTGATGGGACCaatttcatgatggactggggaCTGGGTGAGCATGAT ATACTAAATGACCATGACACTGAAGATTTCTTCAACTCCATCATCGGTTCTTTTGAGGATGAGGCCAATACAATATCCTGGTCTCCATTAGATAGTGACAGTGGAATATCAGAAGACAACAATAACAATTGCACTCACGAAGATAGTCCGTCAAGCAGTGATGTTCCACTGACTGATAGCCCGTCATTTTCTGAAGTTGTACATTCTGACCATAACTATTCACTCCATCAGGACTCTCAGACTGAAGTCAATTGTTTGCTTAGCGTAAGGACTGAGAATCCTTCAACGGAAACTGACATCTCAATTGATTTAG AAGAATGGGAACCTGATTTTGTGATCGAAAACCCGCAAGTTATTCCTGTGGAAGAAAGACCTGGTCTGGTAACTCTCACCATTGAAGATCTGCAACAAAACCACAAAACAAATCAA CATTGCTTTGAAAATCTGGTTTTGACAGATGAAGAAAAAAGACTTTTAGCCAAGGATGGTTTGGAGTTACCaacacaccttcccctcacaaag TCTGAAGAACGAGCACTGAAAAGAATCCGCAGAAAGATCAGAAACAAACAATCTGCTCAGGAGAGTcgcaaaaagaaaaagaattacATCGATGGCTTGGAGAGTCG AGTTGTAGCATGCACCGTTCAAAATCAGGAGCTGCAGAGGAAAGTGCAGCATCTTGAAAGCCAAAATAT GTCACTAATAGAACAGCTAAGGAAGCTGCAAGCATTGGTTAAGCAAACCACAACCAAAAGTGCTAACATCAGCACATGCATAATG GTGTTCCTGTTGTCTTTTACACTTATCATTTTTCCAAGTATCAACCCTTTTGGTACAAAGCTGGGGTCCCAGGATGAGTCGTATAGTG TTCTTTCCAGGACTTTACTTGatagtgaatcatctcacatacGCGTGGTACCAAAAGTCTACAATCCAGATGCTAACCCCGACATAACAGAAAAGAATCCAGACTTAGACAGGGAAATTCCTCAAACATTATTGTCAGGAAGTCAGAATAGCACACCTGAAGCTTCTGACTTGGCCATCAAATCAACACTGAACATCAATTCCTCTTCAGACCTGGATAGAATAGTGAAGCCTGCTGTCCAAGATGACACAAGCCTGGGCAGGGCAGCATCAGGAAATGATAAAGGTGGTGGCTATGGCATCTCTCCTTCAGCGGTGAACACGCCAAACTGGACAGAGCACACTGCAACAGTAATCATAAAAGCACATCCACGGTCAGATGAAATGTAG